CTCCAGCAACGATCATGGACCAAGGATACGGCTCCCGGCCGTTGGGTCAGTGCCTGTTCGGGACATGTCGATGCCGGTGAAAACTACGATACAGCCATACGCAGAGAAATGTTGGAGGAACTGGGTATCATTGCTCCAGATAATATGCGGTGCTGTCATTATGAACACGCGTGCCGAGAGACTGGAAATGAGTTCGTAAAACTTTACCTCGCCGACTACTCTGGAGAGTTCAAGTTAGACCCTGAGGAGATCATCGATGGAAAGTGGATTTCAACCGAAGATCTCAATCGATGGATCTCTGAACGTCCGCGCGACTTCGCCTGGTCGTTTACTCATCTCTGGGCTCGCTATCGCGATGGGC
This genomic window from Opitutales bacterium contains:
- a CDS encoding NUDIX domain-containing protein — protein: MSSTHQRDPELFDVVNEKDEVVAQAPRQEVHTLGLLHRAVHAFVFNHKGEVFLQQRSWTKDTAPGRWVSACSGHVDAGENYDTAIRREMLEELGIIAPDNMRCCHYEHACRETGNEFVKLYLADYSGEFKLDPEEIIDGKWISTEDLNRWISERPRDFAWSFTHLWARYRDGQLRDSGCT